A single window of Microbispora hainanensis DNA harbors:
- a CDS encoding MFS transporter: MSPTTARQPRSATRSSRRASVRASVRAFGVDWRPLAVPAFRRMWAASVICAVGGSFSVVAVPTQLFTVTGSSSAVGTAAGLSFATLVVAAVWSGARADVKDRRTILLAAHLGLALTYTALWLQAVLGGRSVPVLLVAVAFQGLTYGTVLTTTGATVPRLVPAELLPAANSLSSLVRYGGSVLGPMLAGVLVPVVGLGTLYLFDAVALLAVVWAVAMLPPLPPPPATGTQDTANAAGTGGNGGNGGNGGRPSEGSVAGKGAPAGAEHAANAANAAGRMLAGFRYLAADRLLVAVLAVDLAAMVFGMPSALFPELARDVFGGAAGGGPETGLLYAAYPAGVVVAGLLSGTFTRARRHGALVAGAAVVWGLAVVLVGLAAELWIAVSALALGGAVNCVLSAFRTTITQARTDDAVRGRVQGALTIVLNGGPQIANLLHGFASARVHDLAGGHLHDPTSAHLDDLTTTHLHDPTSAHLHDLTSVHLHDLTSVHLHDAAAGVLDGPRLVICAGGLLTVITAAAIAWAVPELRRYSASAPATAPAPAPEPEPGGPARRATPEKSPERGVGHPERRTDASPAAGAGPGISTRPK, from the coding sequence ATGAGCCCCACGACGGCGCGGCAGCCCCGCTCTGCCACCCGATCCTCCAGGCGGGCCTCCGTTCGGGCCTCCGTCCGGGCCTTCGGCGTCGACTGGCGGCCGCTGGCCGTCCCGGCGTTCCGCCGGATGTGGGCCGCCTCGGTGATCTGTGCCGTGGGCGGATCCTTCAGCGTGGTCGCGGTGCCGACGCAGCTGTTCACGGTCACCGGCTCGTCGTCGGCCGTGGGAACCGCCGCGGGGTTGTCGTTCGCCACGCTGGTCGTGGCAGCGGTGTGGAGCGGCGCCCGCGCCGACGTGAAGGACCGCCGGACGATACTGCTGGCCGCCCACCTCGGCCTGGCGCTGACGTACACGGCGCTGTGGCTCCAGGCGGTCCTGGGCGGCCGCTCCGTCCCCGTCCTGCTGGTGGCGGTGGCCTTCCAGGGGCTGACGTACGGGACGGTGCTGACGACGACGGGGGCCACCGTGCCCCGTCTCGTCCCGGCCGAGCTGCTGCCCGCGGCCAACAGCCTCAGCTCGCTGGTCCGCTACGGCGGGTCGGTCCTGGGGCCGATGCTCGCCGGTGTGCTGGTCCCGGTCGTGGGGCTCGGCACGCTGTACCTGTTCGACGCCGTCGCGCTGCTCGCCGTGGTGTGGGCCGTCGCCATGCTGCCGCCACTGCCGCCGCCTCCCGCGACGGGCACGCAGGACACAGCGAACGCGGCGGGCACCGGGGGCAATGGGGGCAACGGGGGCAACGGGGGCAGGCCGAGCGAGGGGAGCGTGGCGGGCAAGGGGGCCCCGGCGGGCGCGGAGCACGCGGCGAACGCGGCGAACGCGGCGGGGCGGATGCTTGCCGGGTTCCGCTACCTGGCGGCCGACCGGCTGCTCGTGGCGGTGCTGGCCGTGGACCTCGCGGCCATGGTCTTCGGCATGCCGTCTGCGCTGTTCCCCGAACTGGCCCGTGACGTCTTCGGCGGGGCGGCCGGGGGCGGCCCGGAGACGGGACTGCTCTACGCCGCCTATCCCGCCGGGGTCGTCGTGGCCGGGCTGCTGTCGGGCACGTTCACCCGTGCCCGACGCCACGGCGCGCTCGTGGCGGGTGCCGCCGTCGTGTGGGGGCTCGCCGTCGTGCTCGTCGGCCTGGCCGCCGAGCTGTGGATCGCGGTGTCGGCACTCGCGCTCGGCGGCGCGGTCAACTGCGTGCTGAGCGCCTTCCGCACCACGATCACGCAGGCGCGCACCGACGACGCCGTACGCGGGCGCGTGCAGGGCGCGCTCACCATCGTGCTGAACGGAGGGCCGCAGATCGCGAACCTGCTGCACGGTTTCGCCAGCGCACGCGTGCACGACCTTGCCGGCGGGCACTTGCACGATCCCACCAGCGCGCACCTGGACGACCTCACCACCACGCACCTGCACGATCCCACCAGCGCGCACCTGCACGACCTCACCAGCGTGCACCTGCACGACCTCACCAGCGTGCACCTGCACGACGCCGCCGCCGGTGTGCTGGACGGCCCACGCCTCGTGATCTGCGCGGGCGGGCTGCTCACCGTGATCACCGCGGCGGCGATCGCCTGGGCGGTCCCCGAGCTGCGCCGCTACAGCGCTTCCGCTCCCGCCACGGCCCCCGCTCCCGCCCCAGAGCCGGAACCAGGCGGGCCGGCTCGCCGGGCGACGCCCGAAAAGTCGCCGGAGAGAGGCGTGGGACACCCGGAAAGGCGCACGGACGCCTCGCCCGCCGCCGGCGCTGGGCCAGGAATATCCACACGACCTAAGTGA
- a CDS encoding PP2C family protein-serine/threonine phosphatase, which translates to MPLARIRRVCDLPAQDAAEEVAAYWRQVTAETRSRDRLAAFLVDHLSGRGSAVQDATTTLEIRYAARSEPGPVRTSNEDIAYADERLLAVADGMRGQGGDRASAAAVDALNRLLTLPVPAEDLLGAIADAVGDAERAIREIAASVPSGEAVTTLTALVWSGSRPALVHIGDSRAYLFRGGGLFQITHDHSYVQSLIDEGRLTPEEAASHPRRSLLVRALTGAGSSLPDLSMREAAPGDRYLLCTDGLPGVVPARVLRETLGGPGGPQQVVDELIDRAYAAGAPDNVACVVADVTARPAAEEDSTAAGEAGAAR; encoded by the coding sequence ATGCCGCTGGCGCGCATCCGGCGGGTGTGCGACCTGCCCGCGCAGGACGCGGCCGAGGAGGTGGCCGCCTATTGGCGGCAGGTCACGGCCGAGACCCGGTCCCGGGACCGGCTCGCCGCCTTCCTCGTCGACCACCTGTCGGGAAGGGGCAGTGCCGTGCAGGACGCCACGACCACGCTGGAGATCCGTTATGCCGCCCGGTCGGAGCCGGGCCCGGTGCGGACGAGCAACGAGGACATCGCGTACGCCGACGAGCGACTGCTGGCGGTGGCCGACGGCATGCGCGGCCAGGGCGGCGACCGCGCGAGCGCGGCGGCCGTCGACGCGCTCAATCGCCTGCTGACCCTGCCGGTGCCCGCCGAGGACCTGCTCGGCGCGATCGCCGACGCCGTCGGCGACGCCGAGCGCGCGATCCGGGAGATCGCCGCCTCCGTGCCCTCGGGAGAGGCGGTCACCACGCTGACCGCGCTCGTGTGGTCCGGGTCGCGGCCCGCGCTGGTGCACATCGGCGACAGCCGGGCCTACCTGTTCCGCGGCGGAGGGCTGTTCCAGATCACCCACGACCACTCGTACGTGCAGTCGTTGATCGACGAGGGCCGCCTCACCCCGGAGGAGGCCGCCTCCCACCCGAGGCGCTCGCTCCTCGTCCGCGCGCTGACCGGCGCCGGGTCCTCCCTGCCCGACCTGTCGATGCGCGAGGCCGCACCCGGCGACCGTTATCTGCTCTGTACGGACGGGCTGCCGGGTGTCGTGCCCGCCCGCGTGCTGCGCGAGACGCTCGGCGGCCCCGGCGGTCCGCAGCAGGTCGTCGACGAGCTGATCGACCGCGCGTACGCCGCCGGAGCCCCCGACAACGTGGCCTGCGTGGTGGCGGACGTGACAGCCCGCCCGGCGGCGGAGGAGGATTCCACGGCCGCCGGCGAAGCCGGGGCCGCGCGATGA
- the cmk gene encoding (d)CMP kinase, which produces MDGPSGSGKSSASRGVARALGLRYLDTGAMYRAVTWWMLQRGVNLEDAAEIAARAGEPTLVMSTDPDAPGVTVDGVDVNGPIRGPEVTGAVSAVSAVPEVRRRLVALQRQIIADSLPGGGIVVEGRDIGTVVAPDAPVKIYLTADPEARALRRSAELDGTTVEAQKAAMARRDALDSTRKADPLAKAADAVELDTTPLDLDEVIAEVLRLVKERV; this is translated from the coding sequence ATGGACGGTCCCTCGGGATCGGGCAAGTCGAGCGCCTCGCGGGGCGTCGCGCGGGCGCTGGGCCTGCGATACCTCGACACGGGCGCCATGTATCGCGCGGTCACCTGGTGGATGCTCCAGCGGGGCGTGAACCTGGAGGACGCCGCCGAGATCGCCGCGAGGGCCGGCGAGCCCACACTGGTGATGAGCACCGACCCCGACGCGCCGGGTGTCACCGTGGACGGCGTCGACGTCAACGGGCCGATCCGCGGCCCCGAGGTGACCGGCGCGGTGTCGGCCGTCAGCGCGGTCCCGGAGGTGCGCCGCCGGCTGGTGGCCCTGCAGCGGCAGATCATCGCCGATTCCCTGCCCGGTGGCGGGATCGTGGTCGAGGGCCGCGACATCGGCACCGTGGTAGCGCCGGACGCGCCCGTCAAGATCTACCTCACCGCGGACCCCGAGGCCCGCGCCCTGCGCCGTTCGGCGGAGCTGGACGGCACGACGGTGGAGGCGCAGAAGGCCGCGATGGCCCGGCGCGACGCGCTCGACTCGACGCGCAAGGCCGATCCGCTGGCGAAGGCCGCGGACGCGGTGGAACTGGACACGACGCCGCTGGACCTGGACGAGGTGATCGCCGAGGTGCTCCGGCTCGTCAAGGAGCGGGTCTGA